A single window of Fervidicoccus fontis Kam940 DNA harbors:
- a CDS encoding KEOPS complex subunit Pcc1 encodes MEKKEEIEKISFSLEIHHENEKLLKAYFESLKPEADSLVNQKKGKVFVEYNAEEKKLILKMETETISDFKALMNSYLYLIKAINDSLNSATSSMQ; translated from the coding sequence ATGGAAAAGAAGGAGGAAATTGAGAAGATATCTTTTAGTTTAGAAATTCACCATGAAAACGAGAAACTCCTCAAAGCCTACTTCGAATCTCTCAAGCCGGAAGCAGATTCTCTTGTAAACCAGAAAAAAGGGAAGGTATTTGTGGAATATAATGCGGAAGAAAAGAAGCTCATTCTTAAAATGGAAACGGAAACAATAAGTGACTTTAAAGCTCTCATGAACTCGTATCTTTATCTGATAAAAGCTATTAATGATTCCTTGAATTCTGCAACCTCCTCTATGCAATAA
- a CDS encoding prefoldin subunit beta gives MAEKVPPEIEQVAQQLDELQEKYNNLLNQRLIVESELKEINKLLETLNNIPPETKIYRSVGNIFFAEDRDKLVKELTEKKETDELIYERFKKDEEDLKKQISTLQEKLRGLLSKYYQKVSTPVTKTGSGAS, from the coding sequence ATGGCAGAGAAAGTTCCGCCCGAGATAGAACAGGTTGCTCAACAGCTCGATGAGCTTCAAGAAAAGTACAATAATTTGTTGAACCAGAGATTAATAGTAGAAAGCGAGTTGAAAGAAATAAATAAACTGCTTGAGACTCTCAATAATATTCCGCCTGAGACAAAAATCTATAGAAGCGTAGGGAACATCTTCTTTGCTGAGGATAGGGATAAGCTGGTCAAAGAACTTACTGAAAAGAAGGAGACTGACGAGCTTATATATGAGAGATTTAAAAAAGATGAAGAAGATCTCAAGAAGCAGATTTCAACCCTTCAGGAAAAATTGAGAGGATTGCTGTCTAAATATTATCAGAAAGTTTCAACACCTGTAACAAAAACTGGCAGTGGTGCATCTTAA
- a CDS encoding DHH family phosphoesterase: MNYALKELIKRAVERKKEIVIVTHKQADVDAFSSALALKRLIVREFGSQSGEIKVVFPESISSEAERLEKVLLSKQENFEYLNEINEVNGETIIILDTASESQLPNFQEILKGYTFLIDHHYYNSIKKFVSEYYIDRTAYSTSELIASIFPEGLLDEATSCLLLAGIVFDTNRFKRSSESTFICASKLSSRCNYNKLISEIETREEDVSKRMAKLKALQRLSLLRKGELIIAMTHVSSFESDVASSILREGADISLVISDKDFGLRIVLRSKSEVEDEVLRKIREVVERLAEGKFGGHRESMVLESNIRIEKREIESLMKKIKEELQPSLGAE, encoded by the coding sequence GTGAACTACGCTTTAAAAGAACTGATAAAAAGGGCAGTAGAGAGAAAGAAGGAAATAGTGATAGTAACTCATAAGCAAGCAGATGTAGACGCATTTTCCTCAGCTTTAGCTTTAAAGCGCCTTATTGTTAGAGAGTTTGGATCTCAAAGTGGTGAAATTAAAGTAGTTTTCCCAGAATCTATTTCTTCAGAAGCTGAAAGGCTGGAAAAAGTTCTTTTAAGTAAACAAGAAAACTTTGAGTATCTTAATGAAATCAACGAAGTAAATGGAGAGACGATTATAATACTCGATACCGCATCAGAAAGCCAGCTGCCTAATTTTCAAGAAATACTTAAAGGATATACTTTCCTAATAGATCATCATTACTATAATAGCATAAAAAAATTTGTATCGGAATATTACATCGACAGAACTGCTTACTCCACTTCCGAGCTCATAGCATCTATATTTCCTGAAGGTCTTCTAGATGAAGCAACATCATGCCTATTGCTTGCCGGGATTGTTTTCGATACAAATCGCTTCAAAAGGTCGAGCGAATCAACATTCATATGCGCTTCAAAGCTTTCAAGCAGGTGCAACTATAACAAGTTAATTTCTGAAATCGAAACAAGAGAAGAGGACGTTTCAAAGAGGATGGCAAAGCTTAAAGCACTTCAGAGGCTGTCGCTGCTGAGGAAAGGGGAGCTGATTATAGCTATGACTCATGTGAGCTCTTTTGAAAGCGATGTGGCGTCTTCAATTTTAAGAGAAGGAGCCGACATCTCTCTCGTGATTTCTGATAAGGATTTTGGGCTGAGAATTGTTCTCAGATCAAAGAGCGAGGTGGAAGACGAGGTTTTGAGAAAGATCAGAGAAGTTGTTGAGAGGCTTGCTGAAGGTAAATTTGGAGGGCACAGGGAGTCCATGGTGTTAGAAAGCAATATTAGGATAGAGAAGAGAGAGATAGAATCGCTGATGAAAAAAATCAAAGAAGAGCTTCAGCCTTCGTTGGGAGCGGAATAG
- a CDS encoding elongation factor EF-2: protein MVKYKMVPEILKMMGNLDQVRNIGIIAHVDHGKTTTSDTLLAAAGIISQKVAGEALATDYLEVEQKRGITVKAANVSLYHEVDGKSYVINLIDTPGHVDFTGKVTRSLRVLDGAIVVVDAVEGIMTQTETVLRQALEERVRPLLFINKVDRLIKELKYTPQQMQQRFVEIIKDINKLIMNQAEPEFRDKWLLDPAKGQVAFGSAKEKWGFTIPVSAKKGINLSHVIDAYNKGKEAIEELAKEVPIANSLLDMVIKYVPNPREAQKYRIPKIWKGDINSTIGKAMLEADPNGPAVMLINDMRVDPHAGLVATGRLFSGYLESGKEVWLVNSKVPQKILQVSLYMGPTREVADRVVAGNILAVLGLDKARAGETVVDVAYKDEMAPFERLHYVSEPVVTVAVEPKNTKDLPKLIESLYRLSIEDPNLVVKINEETGEYLLSGMGPLHLEIAMTFLKDNYGVEVTTSPPVIVYRESIRTTSDVFEGKSPNKHNKFYISVEPLNEETIKLIQEGQVFNDQDFRDRAKILRDKAGWDYDEARKIWLVEDNINIFVDKTSGLQYLREVKDTILQAFRLAMKEGPLANEPVRGVKVVLHDAVIHEDPAHRGPAQIYPAVRNAIFAGMLSAKPTLLEPIQKLDIRLPMDYLSGVTAIITKKRGKILTVAEAGDLTRVIAEIPVAESFDLASELRSVTAGKAFWGLEFSRWSPVPDSLLMDVVKKIRERKGLPLEPPKVSDFLSP from the coding sequence ATGGTAAAATACAAAATGGTTCCTGAAATTTTAAAAATGATGGGTAACCTCGATCAAGTGAGGAATATCGGTATTATCGCCCATGTCGACCATGGAAAGACGACGACATCTGATACATTACTTGCAGCAGCAGGAATCATTTCACAAAAAGTAGCTGGAGAGGCACTGGCTACTGATTATCTTGAAGTAGAGCAGAAGAGGGGTATAACAGTAAAAGCGGCAAACGTCAGCCTTTATCACGAGGTAGACGGAAAGTCATATGTGATCAACTTAATTGACACTCCAGGGCATGTAGACTTTACTGGAAAGGTTACAAGAAGCCTCAGAGTTTTGGATGGTGCTATAGTAGTCGTCGATGCTGTTGAAGGAATAATGACTCAGACCGAAACCGTTCTGAGGCAGGCATTAGAAGAGAGGGTAAGGCCCCTGCTTTTCATCAATAAAGTTGACAGACTTATAAAAGAGCTCAAGTACACACCGCAACAAATGCAACAGAGATTTGTTGAGATAATAAAGGACATCAATAAGCTTATTATGAATCAGGCTGAACCTGAATTTAGAGACAAATGGCTTCTCGACCCAGCGAAGGGACAGGTTGCTTTTGGATCGGCAAAGGAAAAGTGGGGCTTTACAATCCCAGTATCCGCGAAGAAAGGGATTAACCTTTCGCATGTGATTGACGCTTATAATAAGGGGAAAGAGGCTATAGAAGAGCTCGCAAAAGAGGTTCCAATTGCGAATTCGCTTCTCGATATGGTCATTAAGTATGTTCCCAACCCGAGGGAAGCGCAGAAATATAGGATTCCAAAGATATGGAAAGGCGATATAAATTCAACAATCGGAAAGGCCATGCTCGAAGCTGATCCCAACGGTCCTGCAGTTATGCTGATCAATGACATGAGAGTTGATCCACATGCTGGATTGGTAGCGACAGGAAGATTATTCTCTGGATACCTCGAGAGCGGAAAGGAAGTTTGGCTCGTCAACAGCAAGGTCCCTCAGAAGATTCTTCAGGTCAGCTTGTATATGGGACCAACCAGAGAGGTTGCGGATAGAGTTGTAGCCGGAAACATCCTCGCGGTGTTAGGGCTTGATAAGGCTAGAGCGGGAGAGACGGTAGTAGATGTTGCCTATAAAGATGAAATGGCTCCCTTCGAAAGGCTTCACTATGTCAGCGAGCCAGTAGTAACTGTTGCAGTTGAGCCCAAAAATACTAAGGATCTTCCTAAGCTGATAGAATCTCTATATAGGCTTAGCATCGAAGACCCCAATTTAGTTGTTAAGATAAATGAAGAGACTGGAGAGTATCTACTTTCAGGGATGGGGCCGCTTCACTTGGAAATAGCTATGACATTCTTAAAGGACAACTACGGAGTTGAGGTCACAACTTCTCCTCCAGTAATTGTATATAGAGAAAGCATCAGGACAACGAGCGACGTCTTTGAGGGGAAGAGCCCCAACAAGCACAACAAGTTCTACATAAGTGTTGAGCCGCTTAATGAGGAGACGATTAAGTTAATCCAAGAGGGTCAAGTATTCAATGATCAAGATTTCAGAGACCGAGCAAAAATATTGAGGGATAAGGCTGGCTGGGACTACGATGAAGCCAGAAAGATATGGCTTGTGGAGGACAACATCAATATATTCGTAGACAAAACATCAGGCCTGCAGTACTTAAGGGAAGTGAAGGACACTATACTCCAAGCCTTTAGGCTTGCAATGAAGGAGGGTCCGCTGGCTAACGAGCCTGTTAGAGGAGTTAAGGTCGTATTGCACGATGCAGTCATTCATGAAGACCCAGCTCACAGAGGACCCGCTCAGATATATCCAGCTGTGAGAAATGCCATATTTGCAGGCATGCTATCCGCTAAGCCGACACTGCTGGAGCCTATTCAGAAGCTAGACATAAGGCTTCCCATGGATTACTTAAGCGGTGTTACCGCCATAATAACTAAAAAGAGGGGCAAAATACTCACGGTAGCTGAAGCGGGAGACCTTACCAGAGTTATCGCAGAGATCCCAGTTGCCGAGTCCTTCGATTTGGCTAGTGAACTTAGAAGCGTAACAGCAGGTAAGGCGTTCTGGGGATTGGAGTTCAGCAGGTGGTCTCCAGTTCCTGATTCATTGCTGATGGATGTTGTAAAGAAGATAAGAGAGAGAAAGGGATTGCCGTTAGAGCCTCCAAAAGTATCAGACTTTCTATCTCCATAA
- the ndhC gene encoding NADH-quinone oxidoreductase subunit A, with product MTITAIFSYGVVPALLLFFLLAVISLLYFVLRKEEKTITGLKDERYEAGNPPKYKARVRVGFQYLGFFILFASFESVVVTFLLLSLSSGAYINKLAEFFLSIVLVSVPILLYGIKEAEKVENWVWDEE from the coding sequence GTGACAATTACCGCAATATTTTCATATGGAGTTGTTCCTGCTTTATTGTTATTCTTCCTTTTAGCGGTCATCTCTCTTCTATACTTCGTCCTCAGAAAGGAAGAAAAAACCATAACTGGACTGAAAGACGAGCGGTATGAGGCAGGGAATCCGCCGAAATATAAGGCGAGGGTAAGAGTAGGGTTTCAATATTTGGGATTCTTTATCCTGTTTGCTAGCTTTGAGTCTGTAGTTGTAACGTTTCTTCTTCTTTCTCTTTCCAGCGGTGCTTATATAAATAAACTTGCTGAATTTTTCTTATCAATAGTCCTTGTTTCTGTGCCAATCCTCCTCTACGGCATAAAGGAGGCAGAAAAAGTCGAAAATTGGGTATGGGATGAGGAATAA
- a CDS encoding NADH-quinone oxidoreductase subunit B: MEIAIEIANSISNKIMRFTIKLVKRILKPFSGMIDWANSYSLWPVHFTTSCCGCEFAATYDPRFDSERYGSLPFTHVRDTNTIIIEGTISKKMAKALKVVYDQMPSPKYVIAMGACAIDGGIFYNSYNVVKPRDFLPVEVYIPGCPPRPEAVENAILTMQRRIRELRIASKKVTE; the protein is encoded by the coding sequence ATGGAAATTGCAATCGAAATTGCTAATAGCATATCTAATAAGATAATGCGCTTTACAATTAAACTTGTTAAGAGAATTCTGAAGCCCTTTTCAGGAATGATCGACTGGGCAAACTCCTACAGCCTTTGGCCTGTACACTTTACAACCTCTTGCTGCGGTTGCGAGTTCGCTGCAACTTACGATCCCAGATTTGACAGCGAGAGGTACGGGAGCCTTCCATTTACGCATGTAAGAGATACAAACACGATTATTATAGAAGGTACTATCAGCAAGAAAATGGCAAAGGCGCTTAAAGTCGTTTACGATCAGATGCCCTCTCCTAAGTATGTAATAGCTATGGGTGCTTGTGCAATCGATGGCGGGATTTTTTATAACAGCTACAATGTGGTGAAGCCTAGAGACTTCCTTCCAGTGGAAGTTTACATTCCTGGATGTCCTCCAAGGCCTGAGGCAGTTGAAAATGCAATATTGACAATGCAGAGAAGGATAAGGGAGCTTAGGATCGCTTCGAAAAAAGTAACTGAATAG
- a CDS encoding NADH-quinone oxidoreductase subunit C, which translates to MSASQSAIYVSKEELLKKAEELYKSGYDHVISISAVDYPERNEIELVVHVSSYTRKDISPKILEIRTKLDRSSPRVNSLTKVWRSAEFQEREAHEMFGIFFEGHSDLKYLLLDPEEFRFKYPLRKDFKVIVEDIMLKK; encoded by the coding sequence TTGAGCGCGAGTCAGAGCGCAATTTATGTCTCAAAAGAGGAGCTCTTGAAAAAAGCGGAAGAGCTTTATAAATCAGGGTACGATCACGTAATATCTATATCCGCAGTCGACTACCCCGAGAGGAACGAAATTGAACTTGTTGTGCACGTCTCAAGCTATACTCGTAAAGATATATCTCCTAAGATCCTTGAAATAAGAACGAAGCTCGACAGGAGCAGTCCAAGAGTTAACAGCCTAACTAAGGTCTGGAGATCTGCAGAGTTTCAGGAGAGAGAGGCACATGAAATGTTCGGGATATTCTTCGAGGGGCACAGCGACCTTAAGTACCTCCTACTCGATCCTGAGGAATTCAGATTTAAATATCCTCTGAGGAAGGACTTCAAAGTTATAGTTGAGGATATAATGTTGAAGAAATGA
- a CDS encoding NADH-quinone oxidoreductase subunit D, giving the protein MLELQIENIQNQFISTRKIDDNTMVLFIGPQHPSSGHMRFIVKVDGDIVTEVDPDIGYVHRTMEKLSETKEWVKDTVLFERLAILDAGNISLGYVLALEKLLGIDVPPRALYLRTILSEINRIASHLYGMGILAIMLGSSTGYMWFFGDREVPIELAERMSGARLTHSYHIPGGVRRDVPKDFFDELERGISYIERRLKEYEIMFVNNPVIRSRLENVGVMSKEMAVSLGVVGPNLRASGVSYDVRVEEPYNAYTEIDFEVPIYKEGDCLARVMQRVDEIRQSISMLRQLSKKIPDGPIFNEKYMKQFTKIMKDIYDAEKRVKLPASFLNLKPQKGTAYSRIEASRGELFYYIESSGDLKPYRVRVVTPSFRNSIILKYLPVGYRLADLVAIYGSIDYFPPEADR; this is encoded by the coding sequence GTGCTTGAATTGCAAATTGAAAACATACAAAATCAGTTCATTTCCACGAGGAAAATAGACGATAATACAATGGTATTGTTCATTGGACCGCAGCACCCAAGTAGCGGACACATGAGGTTCATTGTCAAGGTTGATGGAGATATAGTGACTGAAGTAGACCCTGATATAGGGTATGTCCACAGAACTATGGAAAAGCTCAGCGAAACTAAAGAGTGGGTGAAAGACACCGTATTATTTGAAAGGCTTGCGATTCTAGATGCGGGGAATATTTCGTTAGGATATGTTTTAGCTCTAGAAAAGCTCTTAGGAATAGATGTTCCTCCTAGGGCTCTATATTTGAGAACGATTCTATCTGAGATAAACAGAATTGCCAGCCACCTTTATGGAATGGGAATTCTGGCGATCATGTTAGGTAGCTCAACAGGATATATGTGGTTTTTCGGAGATAGAGAGGTTCCAATCGAGCTTGCAGAAAGGATGAGCGGTGCAAGACTCACGCACTCCTACCACATTCCTGGAGGAGTGAGAAGAGATGTTCCGAAGGACTTTTTCGATGAACTTGAAAGAGGTATATCATACATAGAAAGAAGACTGAAAGAATATGAAATCATGTTTGTTAACAACCCGGTCATAAGGAGCAGGCTGGAGAACGTGGGTGTTATGTCTAAGGAAATGGCAGTCAGCCTTGGAGTAGTTGGTCCAAACCTAAGAGCAAGCGGAGTGTCCTATGATGTGAGGGTGGAGGAGCCGTACAATGCATATACGGAAATAGACTTTGAGGTCCCCATATATAAAGAGGGAGATTGTCTAGCTAGAGTTATGCAGAGAGTAGATGAAATCAGGCAGAGCATTTCTATGCTAAGGCAGCTTTCAAAGAAGATACCCGATGGACCCATATTCAATGAGAAATATATGAAACAGTTCACAAAGATAATGAAAGATATATATGATGCGGAAAAGAGGGTGAAGTTACCAGCTTCATTCTTGAACCTTAAGCCGCAGAAAGGCACCGCATATTCAAGAATTGAAGCTTCTAGAGGAGAGCTTTTCTACTATATAGAAAGTTCTGGAGATCTTAAGCCCTATAGAGTAAGGGTT